Proteins encoded together in one Streptomyces sp. B1I3 window:
- a CDS encoding phage major capsid protein, translated as MLAYLRKQMTSPLEARAALKTELDSVLTAPTAENRNPNADEAKQFTEKREAVKAKDAEIEELSAKIKDLEEDEKREQRAAQVAVEHRQTGERRERVTVTLEPETYRKGGQASYFRDLYRATEKGDRQAAERLQRNDREVMEQRAVTTTDGSMGEFVPPLWMVNDYVALARAGRVAADRVRHQPLPAGTDSISLPKVSTGTAVAEQSTQNTAVQNTDATLGSVTASVATIAGQQVVPQQLLDQSPINVDSILLADLAADYAVKLDTFVLNNNVANKRGLLNVSGLNAITYTDATPTVAELYPKVADGIQQVHTNRFMPADTMLMHPRRWAWLTAQVDSQGRPLVVPVANMPQNALAAMGENASEGFVGTMQGLPVYVDPNIPTNLGAGTNEDRVIILRGDDVILFEGSPRAEVFRETKADQLSVLLRFFNYAAIHSERYPKSISVISGTGLITPTF; from the coding sequence ATGCTCGCCTACCTGCGTAAGCAGATGACGTCCCCGCTCGAAGCCCGGGCCGCGCTGAAGACCGAACTGGATTCCGTCCTCACCGCGCCCACGGCGGAGAACCGCAACCCGAACGCCGACGAGGCCAAGCAGTTCACGGAGAAGCGCGAAGCGGTCAAGGCCAAGGACGCGGAGATCGAGGAACTGTCCGCCAAGATCAAGGACCTGGAGGAGGACGAGAAGCGGGAGCAGCGCGCCGCTCAGGTCGCCGTCGAGCACCGGCAGACCGGTGAGCGCCGCGAGCGCGTGACGGTCACATTGGAGCCGGAGACGTACCGCAAGGGCGGTCAGGCCTCGTACTTCCGGGACCTGTACCGGGCGACGGAGAAGGGTGACCGGCAGGCTGCCGAGCGGCTGCAGCGCAACGACCGTGAGGTCATGGAGCAGCGTGCGGTCACCACGACCGACGGGTCGATGGGCGAGTTCGTGCCTCCGCTGTGGATGGTCAACGACTACGTGGCCCTGGCCCGTGCGGGCCGGGTCGCCGCCGACCGTGTGCGCCACCAGCCGCTGCCGGCGGGCACCGACTCCATCAGCCTGCCCAAGGTCTCCACCGGTACGGCGGTCGCCGAGCAGTCCACGCAGAACACCGCGGTGCAGAACACTGACGCCACGCTGGGCAGCGTGACCGCGTCGGTGGCCACGATCGCCGGCCAGCAGGTCGTGCCGCAGCAGCTGCTCGACCAGTCGCCCATCAACGTCGACAGCATCCTGCTCGCCGACCTGGCCGCCGACTATGCGGTCAAGCTCGACACGTTCGTCCTGAACAACAACGTGGCGAACAAGCGGGGCCTGCTCAACGTGTCCGGCCTCAACGCCATCACGTACACCGACGCCACGCCGACCGTGGCCGAGCTGTACCCCAAGGTCGCTGACGGCATCCAGCAGGTGCACACCAACCGGTTCATGCCGGCCGACACGATGCTGATGCACCCGCGCCGGTGGGCCTGGCTCACCGCGCAGGTCGACTCCCAGGGGCGCCCGCTCGTCGTGCCGGTGGCGAACATGCCGCAGAACGCGCTGGCCGCCATGGGCGAGAACGCGTCCGAAGGGTTCGTCGGGACGATGCAGGGCTTGCCGGTCTACGTCGACCCGAACATCCCCACGAACCTGGGTGCGGGCACCAACGAGGACCGCGTCATCATCCTGCGCGGCGACGACGTGATCCTCTTCGAGGGCTCCCCGCGGGCTGAGGTCTTCCGCGAGACGAAGGCCGACCAGCTGTCCGTGCTGCTGCGGTTCTTCAACTACGCGGCGATCCACTCCGAGAGGTACCCGAAGTCCATCTCTGTCATCTCCGGTACGGGCCTCATCACCCCCACGTTCTGA
- a CDS encoding HK97 family phage prohead protease produces the protein MSVKSDRANTSGVVRRAFPVQLEVRAKAGAAAVSTVEGYASVTEEPFEMWDWLGMYHEVVRAGAFGKTLGENPQVQLLLNHGGLAMAYTKAGSLRLSEDSTGLHMEADVSTKRHDVGDMLAALEDGSVDEMSFAFRVTRQLWSPDYDQRDIIEVDLHRGDVSVVNFGANPATSVGALRSADFDRLDEADARALYERLQRRLEPAPAADSHPLDLYRMQAEALGL, from the coding sequence ATGAGCGTCAAGAGCGATCGGGCGAACACGTCCGGGGTCGTGCGGCGCGCGTTCCCGGTCCAGCTGGAGGTACGCGCGAAGGCCGGCGCCGCCGCGGTGTCGACCGTGGAGGGCTACGCCTCGGTGACCGAGGAGCCCTTCGAGATGTGGGACTGGCTCGGGATGTACCACGAGGTCGTCCGCGCCGGGGCGTTCGGTAAGACGCTGGGCGAGAACCCCCAGGTGCAGCTGCTGCTGAACCATGGGGGCCTGGCGATGGCGTACACGAAGGCCGGGAGCCTGCGCCTGTCGGAGGACTCCACCGGCCTGCACATGGAAGCTGACGTCTCCACCAAGCGCCACGACGTCGGAGACATGCTCGCCGCCCTTGAGGACGGCAGCGTGGACGAGATGTCGTTCGCGTTCCGGGTGACCCGGCAGCTGTGGTCCCCGGACTACGACCAGCGCGACATCATCGAGGTCGACTTGCACCGCGGCGACGTGTCCGTCGTGAACTTCGGTGCGAACCCCGCAACTTCGGTGGGCGCCCTGCGCTCCGCCGACTTCGACCGCCTCGACGAGGCGGACGCACGGGCGCTGTACGAGCGCCTGCAGCGGCGCCTGGAGCCCGCCCCCGCGGCGGACTCCCACCCGCTGGACCTGTACCGCATGCAGGCCGAAGCCCTCGGCCTGTAG